A genome region from Tenrec ecaudatus isolate mTenEca1 chromosome 13, mTenEca1.hap1, whole genome shotgun sequence includes the following:
- the B3GALT1 gene encoding beta-1,3-galactosyltransferase 1, which yields MASKVSCLYVLTVVCWASALWYLSVTRPTSSYTGSKPFSHLTVARKNFTFGNIRTRPINPHSFEFLINEPNKCEKSIPFLVILISTTHKEFDARQAIRETWGDENNFKGIKIATLFLLGKNADPVLNQMVEQESQIFHDIIVEDFIDSYHNLTLKTLMGMRWVATFCSKAKYVMKTDSDIFVNMDNLIYKLLKPTTKPRRRYFTGYVINGGPIRDVRSKWYMPRDLYPDSNYPPFCSGTGYIFSADVAELVYKTSLHTRLLHLEDVYVGLCLRKLGIHPFQNSGFNHWKMAYSLCRYRRVITVHQISPEEMHRIWNDMSSKKHLRC from the coding sequence ATGGCTTCCAAGGTCTCCTGTTTGTATGTTTTGACAGTTGTGTGCTGGGCCAGCGCTCTTTGGTACTTGAGTGTCACTCGACCTACTTCGTCCTACACTGGTTCCAAGCCATTCAGCCACCTAACAGTTGCCCGAAAAAACTTCACCTTCGGCAACATAAGAACTCGACCCATAAACCCTCACTCATTTGAGTTTCTTATCAATGAGCCCAACAAATGCGAGAAAAGCATTCCTTTCCTGGTTATCCTCATCAGCACGACGCACAAGGAGTTCGATGCCCGCCAGGCAATCCGAGAGACGTGGGGAGATGAGAACAACTTTAAGGGGATCAAGATCGCCACACTCTTCCTCTTGGGCAAGAATGCAGATCCTGTGTTGAATCAGATGGTAGAGCAAGAGAGCCAAATCTTCCATGATATTATCGTGGAGGATTTTATTGACTCCTACCATAACCTTACCCTCAAAACATTAATGGGGATGAGATGGGTGGCCACTTTTTGTTCAAAAGCCAAGTACGTCATGAAAACAGACAGTGACATTTTTGTAAACATGGATAACCTTATTTATAAACTACTGAAGCCCACCACCAAACCAAGGAGAAGATATTTTACCGGCTACGTCATCAATGGAGGGCCGATCCGGGACGTCCGTAGCAAGTGGTACATGCCCAGGGATTTGTACCCCGACAGCAACTACCCACCGTTCTGTTCGGGGACCGGCTATATCTTTTCAGCGGATGTGGCCGAACTCGTTTACAAGACCTCCCTCCACACACGGCTGCTTCACCTGGAAGATGTGTACGTGGGGCTGTGTCTTCGCAAGTTGGGCATACATCCTTTCCAGAACAGTGGCTTCAATCACTGGAAGATGGCCTACAGCTTGTGCAGGTATCGCCGAGTTATTACTGTGCATCAGATCTCTCCGGAAGAAATGCACCGGATCTGGAATGACATGTCGAGCAAGAAACACCTTAGATGTTAG